One stretch of Streptomyces sp. A2-16 DNA includes these proteins:
- a CDS encoding SpoIIE family protein phosphatase — MEHVSATAVTDAAGVVTGWSEGARRLTGHTAEEVVGRAARELLADQPPGPVVAALKGTVVLRHRDGSPLTLVLDACPVLGGDGTPTGYVITGRPPGSAEQTLAGQAFQQASMSMSVFDTRQRYLRLNGVACRVMGVPEEALLGRFFADTVEDAEHSRGFLANLRQVAETGRPARYESFAGAPALNHEHAWTCEMWPLHDEGSTEPTGVALAAFDSSDQYWARQRLALLNEAAATIGTTLDVVRTTEELVGLLVPRYADFASVDLLEWVLGADEPPTVLEGDIALRRVAHGSAHEGTPEAAVRLGATDVYPAPSPPARALRDGRAVLSQAGEPDFVRWVAERNARAPAGRSYRKGVHSLLAVPLKARGTTLGVVVAVRIAHPDDFAEDDAVLGEELASRAAVCIDNARRFARERTTALALQNSLLPRGLPGQAAVEVAHRYLPSGSLAGIGGDWFDVIPLSGSRVALVVGDVVGHGIASSATMGRLCTAVRTLADVDLPPDELLTHLDDLVTHLASDDREDDAAELGATCLYAVYDPVSRRLTAAAAGHPPPALVLPDGTTQLVPLSAGPPLGVGGLPFEATEIELPEGAVVALYTDGLIEDRDRDVDHATDELCRALTAKTDTLDDLCDMVLKAVLPEEPGDDVALLLARTRVLGADQVATWDVEPDPAQVAATRQAATQQLAAWGLEEASFVTELVVSELVTNAIRYGEPPIQLRLIRDRTLICEVSDGSSTSPHLRRAHAFDEGGRGLLLVAQLTQRWGSRQTGSGKTIWAEQSLEPPGL; from the coding sequence ATGGAGCATGTCTCCGCTACGGCGGTCACCGATGCCGCAGGTGTCGTCACGGGGTGGAGCGAGGGTGCCCGGCGGCTGACGGGACACACGGCCGAGGAGGTCGTGGGACGGGCCGCCCGGGAACTCCTCGCCGACCAGCCGCCGGGACCGGTCGTGGCGGCGCTGAAGGGAACCGTCGTACTGCGGCACCGCGACGGTTCCCCCCTCACGCTCGTCCTGGACGCGTGCCCCGTGCTGGGCGGCGACGGCACACCGACCGGATACGTGATCACGGGCCGGCCCCCCGGCAGCGCCGAGCAGACCCTGGCCGGGCAGGCCTTCCAGCAAGCCTCGATGTCCATGTCGGTCTTCGACACCCGACAGCGCTACCTGCGCCTCAACGGGGTGGCCTGCAGGGTCATGGGAGTGCCGGAGGAAGCCCTGCTCGGCCGCTTCTTCGCGGACACCGTCGAGGACGCCGAGCACAGCCGCGGTTTCCTGGCCAACCTGCGCCAGGTGGCCGAGACCGGCAGACCGGCCCGCTACGAGAGCTTCGCCGGCGCGCCCGCCCTCAACCACGAACACGCCTGGACCTGCGAGATGTGGCCCCTCCACGACGAGGGCTCGACGGAGCCGACCGGCGTCGCCCTGGCCGCCTTCGACAGCAGCGACCAGTACTGGGCCCGGCAGCGACTGGCTCTGCTCAATGAGGCGGCGGCCACCATCGGCACCACCCTCGACGTGGTGCGCACCACCGAGGAACTCGTCGGACTCCTCGTGCCCCGCTACGCCGACTTCGCCAGCGTCGACCTCCTCGAATGGGTCCTGGGCGCGGACGAACCGCCCACCGTCCTCGAAGGCGACATCGCCCTGCGCCGCGTCGCCCACGGCTCCGCCCACGAGGGCACCCCCGAGGCCGCCGTCCGTCTCGGCGCGACGGACGTCTACCCCGCCCCCTCGCCGCCCGCGCGGGCCCTGCGGGACGGGCGGGCGGTCCTCAGCCAGGCCGGCGAGCCCGACTTCGTGCGCTGGGTCGCCGAGCGCAACGCCCGCGCCCCGGCCGGCCGCTCCTACCGCAAGGGCGTCCACTCCCTGCTCGCCGTGCCTCTCAAGGCCCGCGGCACCACCCTGGGCGTCGTGGTCGCCGTCCGGATCGCCCACCCCGACGATTTCGCCGAGGACGACGCCGTCCTTGGCGAGGAACTCGCCAGCCGGGCCGCCGTCTGCATCGACAACGCCCGCCGCTTCGCCCGTGAGCGCACCACCGCACTGGCCCTGCAGAACAGCCTTCTGCCCCGCGGCCTGCCCGGGCAGGCCGCGGTCGAGGTCGCCCACCGCTACCTGCCCTCCGGCTCCCTGGCCGGCATCGGCGGCGACTGGTTCGACGTCATCCCGCTCTCCGGCAGCCGCGTCGCCCTCGTCGTCGGCGACGTCGTCGGTCACGGCATCGCCTCCTCGGCCACCATGGGGCGCCTGTGCACGGCGGTGCGCACCCTCGCCGACGTCGACCTGCCACCCGACGAGCTCCTCACCCACCTCGACGACCTCGTCACCCACCTCGCCTCGGACGACCGTGAGGACGACGCCGCGGAGCTGGGCGCCACCTGCCTCTACGCCGTCTACGACCCGGTCTCGCGCCGCCTCACCGCGGCCGCCGCCGGCCATCCGCCGCCGGCCCTGGTCCTGCCCGACGGCACCACGCAGCTCGTCCCGCTGAGCGCGGGGCCCCCGCTCGGGGTCGGCGGACTGCCCTTCGAGGCCACGGAGATCGAACTGCCCGAGGGGGCCGTCGTCGCCCTCTACACCGACGGGCTCATCGAGGACCGGGACCGCGACGTCGACCACGCCACCGACGAACTGTGCCGCGCGCTCACCGCGAAAACGGACACCCTCGACGATCTGTGCGACATGGTCCTGAAGGCCGTACTGCCCGAAGAACCCGGCGACGACGTGGCCCTGCTGCTGGCCCGCACCCGGGTGCTCGGCGCGGACCAAGTCGCCACCTGGGACGTCGAGCCCGACCCCGCCCAGGTGGCCGCGACCCGGCAGGCCGCCACCCAGCAACTGGCCGCCTGGGGACTGGAGGAGGCCTCCTTCGTCACCGAACTCGTCGTCAGCGAACTGGTCACCAATGCCATCCGGTACGGCGAACCGCCCATCCAGCTCCGGCTGATCCGGGACCGCACCCTCATCTGCGAGGTCTCCGACGGCAGTTCCACCTCACCGCACCTGCGGCGCGCCCACGCCTTCGACGAGGGCGGCCGCGGGCTGCTGCTGGTCGCCCAGCTCACCCAGCGCTGGGGGAGCAGACAGACCGGCAGCGGCAAGACGATCTGGGCCGAGCAGTCCCTGGAACCGCCCGGCCTGTGA
- a CDS encoding MarR family transcriptional regulator: MPSQPLPDVPASPEVIEIERALTRITYLSTRARRHDRLMALAEVPLDRAAVALLRQIADTEPMRPGELANRLGVEASHVTRTVQQLQKSGYVTRVPDPVDRRAQRIQLTGTGREAIDRIRDAGARGMQLALAEWSPEELRQLAGLFHRMVDDFLSHAVDDETEEAARAGTC, translated from the coding sequence ATGCCCTCACAGCCGCTCCCCGACGTCCCCGCGTCCCCGGAAGTCATCGAGATCGAGCGGGCGCTCACCCGCATCACCTACCTGAGCACCCGCGCCCGCCGGCACGACCGGCTGATGGCCCTGGCCGAGGTGCCGCTGGACCGGGCCGCCGTCGCCCTGCTGCGGCAGATCGCCGACACCGAGCCGATGCGCCCGGGGGAGCTGGCCAACCGGCTCGGCGTGGAGGCTTCCCACGTCACCCGTACCGTCCAGCAGCTGCAGAAGTCCGGGTACGTCACCCGCGTACCCGACCCCGTCGACCGGCGTGCCCAGCGCATCCAGCTCACCGGGACCGGCCGGGAGGCCATCGACCGCATCCGCGACGCCGGAGCCCGCGGTATGCAGCTGGCCCTGGCCGAGTGGTCGCCCGAGGAGCTGCGGCAGCTCGCCGGCCTGTTCCACCGCATGGTCGACGACTTCCTATCCCACGCCGTCGACGACGAGACCGAGGAGGCGGCGCGCGCCGGGACCTGCTGA
- a CDS encoding LacI family DNA-binding transcriptional regulator has product MDGTEDKRSAGPGRPTSRDVARLAGVSHTAVSFVFNGRAEGNLSPATQERIRRAATQLGYRPDPVARGLRSRRTAVIGLVTDEIASSPFAGRLLRGAMETAWDSDHLVLTVDSGGDRAKEDAAVAELLDRRVDGIIYAAMSLRRVRVPEGLHRTHSVLANCLPDDDSLPCVVPAERAGGRTAARLLLDQGHRRIALVGGQQDIASVERLRGFRDALRAEGVDLPKDWIVRTGGEISSGYEGAARVLDGVPAELRPTGIFCYNDRVAAGTLHCAARLGITVPGELSVVGYDDQEHMAAHLSPPLTTVALPHREMGEAAARLLLDAIDTGRTPPATVRRVACPLIGRGSVGPAPTA; this is encoded by the coding sequence ATGGACGGCACCGAGGACAAGCGGTCGGCGGGACCGGGGCGTCCCACGTCACGGGACGTCGCCCGGCTCGCCGGCGTGTCGCACACCGCCGTCTCCTTCGTGTTCAACGGCCGCGCCGAAGGCAACCTCTCGCCCGCCACCCAGGAGCGCATCCGCCGCGCCGCCACCCAGCTCGGCTATCGCCCCGACCCCGTCGCCCGCGGCCTGCGCAGCCGCCGCACGGCCGTGATCGGCCTGGTCACCGACGAGATCGCCTCCTCGCCCTTCGCTGGCCGGCTGCTGCGCGGCGCCATGGAGACGGCCTGGGACAGTGACCACCTCGTCCTCACCGTCGACTCCGGCGGCGACCGCGCCAAGGAGGACGCGGCCGTCGCCGAACTCCTCGACCGACGCGTCGACGGCATCATCTACGCGGCCATGTCCCTGCGCCGCGTCCGCGTCCCCGAGGGCCTGCACCGCACCCACTCGGTCCTGGCCAACTGCCTGCCCGACGACGACTCCCTGCCGTGCGTCGTCCCCGCCGAGCGGGCCGGCGGCCGTACGGCGGCCCGGTTGCTCCTCGACCAGGGCCACCGCAGGATCGCGCTGGTCGGGGGGCAGCAGGACATCGCGTCCGTCGAACGGCTCCGCGGCTTCCGGGACGCCCTGCGCGCGGAGGGCGTCGACCTGCCCAAGGACTGGATCGTGCGCACCGGCGGCGAGATCTCCAGCGGCTACGAGGGCGCGGCCCGCGTTCTCGACGGCGTCCCCGCCGAACTGCGCCCGACGGGGATCTTCTGCTACAACGACCGGGTCGCGGCGGGCACCCTGCACTGTGCGGCACGGCTCGGCATCACCGTGCCCGGCGAACTGTCGGTGGTGGGCTACGACGACCAGGAGCACATGGCCGCCCACCTGTCCCCGCCCCTGACCACCGTCGCGCTGCCGCACCGGGAGATGGGAGAGGCCGCCGCCCGTCTCCTCCTCGACGCCATCGACACCGGCCGCACACCGCCCGCCACGGTCCGGCGCGTCGCCTGCCCGTTGATCGGCCGGGGCTCGGTGGGCCCGGCGCCGACAGCGTGA
- a CDS encoding response regulator transcription factor, whose translation MTIRVLLADDQALLRATFRILIDSCDDMEVVAEATDGAAAVDLARVHRPDVILMDIRMPGTDGLAATSAICADPELSEIRVLILTTFEIDEYVAQALRSGASGFLGKDVTADALLDGIRTVAAGDSLLSPGATRTLITRFLSAPGLGTRLAGADDLTGLTTREREVMAWVAEGHSNEEIAAKLFVSPLTVRTHVHRAMTKLGARDRAQLVVMAYQSGLVQALPPEER comes from the coding sequence ATGACCATCCGCGTACTGCTCGCCGACGACCAGGCCCTGCTGCGGGCCACCTTCCGGATCCTCATCGACTCGTGCGACGACATGGAGGTGGTCGCGGAGGCCACCGACGGCGCCGCCGCGGTCGACCTCGCGCGCGTGCACCGCCCCGACGTGATCCTCATGGACATCCGCATGCCGGGTACCGACGGCCTGGCCGCCACGTCCGCGATCTGCGCGGACCCGGAGCTGTCGGAGATCCGGGTGCTGATCCTGACCACGTTCGAGATCGACGAGTACGTCGCTCAGGCGCTGCGGTCCGGGGCCAGCGGTTTCCTCGGCAAGGACGTCACCGCCGACGCCCTGCTCGACGGCATCCGGACCGTCGCGGCCGGCGACTCCCTGCTCTCCCCCGGCGCCACCCGCACCCTGATCACCCGCTTCCTCTCAGCGCCGGGCCTGGGCACCCGGCTCGCGGGCGCCGACGACCTGACCGGCCTCACCACCCGGGAACGCGAGGTCATGGCGTGGGTCGCCGAGGGGCACTCCAACGAGGAGATCGCGGCGAAGCTGTTCGTCAGCCCCTTGACCGTGCGCACCCACGTCCATCGCGCCATGACCAAGCTGGGTGCCCGGGACCGCGCCCAGCTCGTCGTGATGGCCTACCAGTCGGGGCTGGTGCAGGCGCTGCCGCCCGAGGAGCGCTGA
- a CDS encoding MauE/DoxX family redox-associated membrane protein, with protein sequence MPRSPRSPLLLAGLLATAGVAHFASPRSFDATIPQALPGTPRTWTYASGAVELALAAGLALPKTRRTAALASAAFFVGVFPANVKMAVDWRHRPAPQKAAAIGRLPLQVPLVLWARGIARNAANGEGRA encoded by the coding sequence GTGCCACGGTCCCCACGTTCGCCCCTGCTGCTCGCCGGCTTGCTGGCCACAGCGGGTGTCGCCCATTTCGCGTCACCGCGTTCGTTCGACGCCACCATCCCGCAGGCCCTTCCCGGCACGCCCCGGACCTGGACCTACGCCAGCGGCGCCGTGGAGCTCGCGCTCGCCGCCGGTCTGGCGCTGCCGAAGACCCGGCGGACCGCCGCGCTCGCCTCGGCCGCCTTCTTCGTCGGGGTGTTCCCCGCCAACGTCAAGATGGCCGTCGACTGGCGCCACCGCCCCGCCCCGCAGAAGGCGGCCGCCATCGGACGGCTGCCGCTCCAGGTGCCGCTCGTGCTGTGGGCACGCGGCATCGCCAGAAACGCCGCGAACGGGGAGGGCCGGGCATGA
- a CDS encoding DNA polymerase ligase N-terminal domain-containing protein, with the protein MSERLRDYHGKRDFGRTREPEGRQAPTDAAPRFVVQIHDASTMHFDFRLQVGDVLKSWSIPKGPSDVPKDKRLAVPTEDHPLEYEDFEGVIPEGEYGGGTVIVWDRGTYEPLSHDRQGRPVDFAESLERGHATFRLHGTKLRGRYALTRFREDNWLLVKTAEGRARGHGTPDPRRARSVRTGRALAQVAAEEN; encoded by the coding sequence GTGAGTGAGCGACTGAGGGACTACCACGGCAAGCGGGACTTCGGACGGACCCGTGAGCCGGAAGGGCGGCAGGCCCCCACGGATGCCGCGCCCCGGTTCGTCGTGCAGATCCACGACGCGAGCACGATGCACTTCGACTTCCGGCTCCAGGTCGGCGACGTGCTGAAGTCCTGGTCGATCCCGAAGGGCCCCTCCGACGTGCCCAAGGACAAACGCCTCGCCGTGCCGACGGAGGACCATCCGCTGGAGTACGAGGACTTCGAGGGCGTGATCCCCGAGGGCGAGTACGGCGGCGGCACGGTGATCGTCTGGGACCGCGGCACCTACGAACCCCTGAGCCACGACCGCCAGGGGCGTCCCGTCGACTTCGCCGAGTCGCTGGAGCGCGGGCACGCCACGTTCCGGCTGCACGGGACAAAGCTGCGCGGCCGGTACGCGCTCACCCGCTTCCGTGAGGACAACTGGCTGCTGGTGAAGACCGCCGAGGGACGGGCGCGCGGACACGGCACACCGGATCCGCGCCGAGCACGCTCGGTCCGGACCGGCCGGGCCCTGGCGCAGGTCGCCGCCGAGGAGAACTGA
- a CDS encoding glycoside hydrolase family 32 protein, which translates to MSPDPNAPRFRVRPPANWINDPNGPFRWRGRHHLFYQHNPQAPVHANVHWGHASSPDLAHWEHHPVALTPTPGGPDEAGCWSGCVVDDDGVPTAVYTGVDRTHTGLGSICLAVAEDDDLEAWKPVPVPVVSGPPADLDVTMFRDPFVFRFEGRRWALVGAGHADGTPSVLVYDCEDLHDWRFAGVLLDGRDPVAAKALGPGATGWECPQLARTPGGEWVLAVALWDGDPLGTAYVTGRLTRPPGGGPRFVPRLGGRLDLGRDFYAPCVLQDTELDRALLWGWSWEARPQQEVDGAGWAGVLTAPRVVDVHEDGSLRVAPAPELELLRSTDLLGPGPLPDAYDLTVTADSPAIVGLLRAASGAELTVRLDPAAGTVTLDRSGWPRSRSDGSAPLVVRIPEGRLTVRVLVDGSLLELFAGERAMVTERVYRRPGDTAELTVSGDGIDVECRALVAKR; encoded by the coding sequence TTGAGCCCTGACCCCAACGCCCCGCGTTTCCGGGTCCGTCCGCCCGCCAACTGGATCAACGACCCGAACGGGCCCTTCCGTTGGCGCGGCCGCCACCACCTCTTCTACCAGCACAACCCGCAGGCCCCGGTCCACGCGAACGTCCACTGGGGGCATGCCTCCAGCCCCGACCTCGCCCACTGGGAGCACCATCCGGTCGCGCTCACCCCGACGCCCGGCGGTCCGGACGAGGCCGGGTGCTGGTCGGGGTGCGTGGTGGACGACGACGGTGTGCCGACGGCCGTGTACACCGGTGTCGACCGCACCCACACGGGGCTGGGATCGATCTGCCTCGCGGTGGCCGAGGACGACGATCTCGAGGCGTGGAAGCCCGTTCCGGTACCGGTGGTGTCCGGTCCGCCGGCGGACCTGGACGTGACGATGTTCCGCGACCCGTTCGTCTTCCGCTTCGAGGGCCGGCGCTGGGCGTTGGTCGGCGCCGGGCACGCGGACGGCACGCCGTCGGTGCTGGTGTACGACTGCGAGGACCTCCACGACTGGCGGTTCGCCGGGGTGTTGCTGGACGGCCGGGACCCGGTGGCGGCCAAGGCCCTCGGCCCGGGGGCGACCGGGTGGGAGTGCCCGCAGTTGGCGCGCACACCCGGGGGCGAGTGGGTGCTCGCGGTGGCGCTGTGGGACGGCGACCCGCTGGGGACGGCGTATGTGACGGGCCGGCTGACCCGACCGCCCGGCGGCGGACCGAGGTTCGTGCCCCGCCTCGGCGGACGCCTCGATCTGGGACGTGACTTCTACGCTCCCTGCGTCCTGCAGGACACCGAGCTCGACCGGGCGCTGCTGTGGGGCTGGTCCTGGGAGGCCCGTCCGCAGCAGGAGGTCGACGGGGCGGGCTGGGCCGGGGTTCTCACAGCACCCCGGGTCGTGGACGTGCACGAGGATGGCTCACTGCGGGTGGCACCGGCCCCGGAGCTCGAACTCCTGCGCTCCACCGACCTGTTGGGCCCGGGGCCGCTCCCGGACGCGTACGACCTGACGGTGACCGCGGACTCTCCCGCCATCGTGGGTCTGCTGCGGGCCGCCTCGGGGGCCGAGCTCACGGTGCGGCTGGACCCCGCTGCGGGCACGGTGACGCTGGACCGCTCGGGATGGCCCCGGTCTCGGTCCGACGGCTCCGCTCCGTTGGTCGTGCGGATCCCCGAAGGACGGCTGACTGTGCGCGTCCTGGTGGACGGCTCCCTGCTCGAACTCTTCGCCGGGGAACGGGCGATGGTCACGGAGCGGGTCTACCGACGGCCCGGGGACACCGCCGAGCTGACGGTGTCGGGGGACGGGATCGACGTCGAGTGCCGGGCTCTCGTGGCGAAACGGTGA
- a CDS encoding peroxiredoxin, producing MSKALETGDTVEDFELPDETGTSRKLSELLADGPVVLFFYPAALTAGCTAEACHFRDLAAEFAAAGAQPVGISGDTVERQQEFAGRHTLGMPLLSDVDGRIRELFGVKRGFSLAPTKRVTFVIAEDRTVLEVVRSELRMNTHADRALEALRAHRA from the coding sequence ATGAGCAAGGCGTTGGAGACCGGCGACACCGTCGAGGACTTCGAGCTCCCGGACGAGACCGGCACCAGCCGCAAGCTGTCCGAGCTGCTCGCCGACGGCCCGGTCGTCCTCTTCTTCTACCCCGCCGCCCTGACGGCCGGCTGCACCGCGGAGGCCTGCCACTTCCGCGACCTGGCCGCCGAGTTCGCCGCCGCCGGCGCCCAGCCGGTCGGCATCAGCGGCGACACCGTCGAACGCCAGCAGGAGTTCGCCGGACGCCACACCCTCGGCATGCCCCTCCTGTCCGACGTCGACGGCCGTATACGCGAGCTGTTCGGCGTCAAGCGCGGCTTCTCCCTGGCCCCCACCAAGCGCGTCACCTTCGTGATCGCCGAGGACCGCACCGTCCTGGAAGTCGTCCGCAGCGAACTGCGCATGAACACCCACGCCGACCGCGCCCTCGAAGCCCTGCGCGCACACCGCGCGTGA
- a CDS encoding cupin domain-containing protein codes for MRIALRTAISGAVVTATVFTGGAAQATPPGPGVTGTLIAQKTVGDTDYVLREITVPPGQATGWHYHDGPVYGYVKQGTLSHYHADCASDGVYPQGTVVREPGGPGDVHFGRNEGSTPLVLEVLYVLPHGSPYSEDVPNPGCSFQ; via the coding sequence ATGCGCATCGCGCTCCGTACCGCCATATCCGGCGCGGTCGTCACCGCCACCGTCTTCACCGGCGGTGCCGCACAGGCGACCCCGCCCGGCCCCGGAGTGACCGGCACACTGATCGCCCAGAAGACCGTGGGCGACACCGACTACGTCCTCAGAGAGATCACCGTCCCGCCGGGCCAGGCGACCGGCTGGCACTACCACGACGGTCCCGTCTACGGGTACGTCAAGCAGGGCACCCTCAGTCACTACCACGCCGACTGCGCCAGTGACGGCGTCTACCCGCAGGGCACCGTGGTGCGCGAGCCGGGCGGCCCCGGCGACGTCCACTTCGGCCGCAACGAGGGAAGCACCCCGCTCGTCCTGGAGGTGCTGTACGTGCTCCCGCACGGCTCGCCGTACTCCGAGGACGTGCCGAACCCCGGCTGCTCCTTCCAGTGA
- a CDS encoding SDR family oxidoreductase yields MTTRPRTEQRVAIVTGGSRGIGRQIAQRLAADGFSVVVGYAGNKDAADEAVRTIQETGGTAFAARADVADESEVAALFDLAEATYGGVDAVVHSAGRMPLAPIADLDLAELDSLYRTNIRGTFVVDQQAARRLRPGGALVNLSSSVVGLAFPGYGAYAASKGAVEAVTLILARELRGRDVTVNAVAPGPTATDLFLDGKDEETVARLAAQPPLERLGTPEDIAHVVSFLVSPAGHWVNGQVLRANGGII; encoded by the coding sequence ATGACCACTCGACCCCGGACGGAACAGCGCGTCGCCATCGTGACCGGCGGATCGCGCGGCATCGGACGGCAGATCGCCCAGCGGCTCGCCGCCGACGGGTTCTCGGTCGTCGTCGGATACGCGGGCAACAAGGACGCCGCGGACGAGGCCGTGCGCACCATCCAGGAGACCGGCGGCACCGCTTTCGCCGCCCGCGCGGACGTCGCCGACGAGAGCGAGGTGGCCGCCCTGTTCGACCTGGCGGAGGCCACGTACGGCGGTGTCGACGCGGTCGTCCACTCCGCGGGCCGGATGCCCCTGGCCCCGATCGCGGACCTCGACCTCGCCGAACTCGACTCCCTGTACCGCACCAACATCCGCGGCACCTTCGTCGTCGACCAGCAGGCCGCGCGCCGGCTGCGCCCGGGCGGCGCGCTCGTCAACCTCTCCAGCTCGGTCGTCGGGCTCGCCTTCCCCGGATACGGGGCCTACGCGGCCAGCAAGGGCGCGGTCGAGGCCGTCACCCTGATCCTCGCCCGTGAGCTCCGCGGCCGTGACGTCACCGTCAACGCCGTGGCCCCCGGCCCGACGGCGACCGACCTCTTCCTCGACGGCAAGGACGAGGAGACCGTCGCCCGCCTGGCGGCACAGCCCCCGCTGGAGCGGCTGGGGACACCCGAGGACATCGCCCACGTCGTGTCGTTCCTGGTGAGCCCCGCCGGTCACTGGGTCAACGGCCAGGTGCTGCGGGCCAACGGCGGCATCATCTGA
- a CDS encoding aldo/keto reductase translates to MISIPTHVLNDGTKIPALGLGTWPMDDAEAERAVATALESGYRLLDTATNYRNETGVGRGVAAGGVPREEVLVTTKLPGRHHGYEETLASFEESRARLGLEYVDLYLIHWPLPRVDKYIDSWKAMIKLREDGLVRSIGVSNFTAAHIERLERETGVLPSVNQIELHPLFPQDALRAFHADKGIVTESWSPLGRGSDLLDDPAVTGVAEAHGVTPGQVILRWHVQLGALPIPKSGDPERQRTNLDVFGFELSEPEMAAIGDREHRRLGGDPEVHEEF, encoded by the coding sequence GTGATCAGCATCCCGACGCACGTGCTCAACGACGGAACGAAGATCCCCGCCCTCGGTCTGGGCACCTGGCCGATGGACGACGCCGAGGCGGAGCGGGCGGTCGCCACCGCTCTGGAGAGCGGCTACCGGCTCCTCGACACGGCGACGAACTACCGGAACGAGACCGGTGTCGGTCGAGGCGTGGCCGCCGGGGGCGTCCCGCGCGAGGAGGTCCTCGTGACGACGAAGCTGCCCGGCCGGCATCACGGGTACGAGGAGACCCTGGCCTCCTTCGAGGAGTCCCGCGCCCGTCTCGGCCTGGAGTACGTGGACCTGTACCTGATCCACTGGCCGCTCCCCCGGGTCGACAAGTACATCGACTCGTGGAAGGCCATGATCAAGCTTCGCGAGGACGGCCTCGTACGGTCGATCGGGGTCTCCAACTTCACGGCGGCGCACATCGAGCGGCTGGAGAGGGAGACCGGGGTCCTGCCGTCCGTCAACCAGATCGAGCTGCACCCCCTGTTCCCGCAGGACGCGCTGCGCGCCTTCCACGCCGACAAGGGCATCGTGACCGAGAGCTGGAGCCCGCTGGGCCGGGGTTCGGACCTCCTGGACGACCCGGCCGTGACCGGCGTGGCCGAAGCGCACGGTGTCACGCCCGGCCAGGTGATCCTGCGCTGGCACGTCCAGCTCGGCGCCCTGCCCATCCCGAAGTCCGGTGACCCCGAGCGGCAGCGCACCAACCTCGACGTGTTCGGCTTCGAGCTGAGCGAGCCCGAGATGGCGGCGATCGGCGACCGCGAACACCGACGCCTGGGCGGTGACCCGGAGGTGCACGAGGAGTTCTGA
- a CDS encoding TetR/AcrR family transcriptional regulator translates to MDAREKILEAAAELLAGASAADVSTRAVCEKAGVGAPMLYRLFGDKAGLLAAVVDRGFEQYLASKRAARPSADPVEDLRSGWDNHMRFALEHPSHYRLMYSPELTVPPAAAQEAHDLLHGILERCAAEGRLTVPPALATQMIMSANVGAALSMLTRPEQYTDVKFSQRLRDAVLDSVTRPADTDAPREGGSVPVAAATLAARLRADLPPVLTTAESALLQQWLEKLSER, encoded by the coding sequence ATGGATGCGAGGGAAAAGATTCTGGAAGCGGCCGCCGAGCTGCTGGCCGGTGCGTCGGCCGCCGATGTCTCCACGCGTGCTGTGTGCGAGAAGGCCGGGGTGGGCGCGCCGATGCTCTACCGGCTCTTCGGTGACAAGGCGGGGCTGCTGGCCGCCGTGGTCGACCGGGGATTCGAGCAGTACCTCGCGTCCAAGCGGGCGGCGCGGCCGAGCGCGGATCCGGTCGAGGACCTGAGGAGCGGCTGGGACAACCACATGCGCTTCGCGCTGGAGCACCCCAGCCACTACCGGCTGATGTACTCGCCCGAGCTGACCGTGCCCCCGGCCGCCGCCCAGGAGGCGCACGACCTGCTGCACGGCATCCTCGAACGCTGCGCGGCCGAGGGGCGGCTGACGGTGCCGCCCGCCCTGGCCACGCAGATGATCATGTCTGCGAATGTCGGGGCGGCCCTGTCGATGCTGACCAGGCCGGAGCAGTACACCGACGTGAAGTTCTCGCAGCGGCTGCGCGACGCGGTGCTGGACTCGGTGACCCGGCCCGCCGACACCGACGCGCCCCGCGAGGGCGGCTCGGTTCCCGTGGCGGCCGCCACGCTCGCGGCCCGTCTGCGTGCCGACCTCCCACCGGTGCTCACGACGGCGGAGTCGGCCCTGCTCCAGCAGTGGCTGGAGAAGCTCTCCGAGAGGTGA